A segment of the Aliidongia dinghuensis genome:
GGTACATGAGCGACAGCATGCGGTGATGGAACAGGTCCATGAACCGCACCATGGTCGGATCGCCATGGTGGCGCTGCCGCTCGCGCGCGAACTCGGTCAGGTGCAGCGGCAGCGGGCCCTGCGGCCCGAACAGGCCGAAGAAATAGCTGGTGAGCCGCGGCAGGCCGCCGGGGCTGCCGGGCTCGAACGCGGCCAGCGTCGCGGGGGCGGCGACCAGGTGCGCCTCCTGCGCCAGGCGCACCGGATCCTCCGCCGCATGCTCGGAAGTACCGATGCGCGGGCGGTCGGCATAGAGATTCTCGAGCCGGCGCAGCGCCTGGAAGAAGCCGAAGCGATACGGCTTCTCGGCCAGCGCCTGCATCAGCGCAAGGCCATAGAGCGCGTCTGGGCCAGATGGCGCTTCTAGGCCAGATGGCGTTGGCCGGGTCGTCTCTGCCATCGCATGATCTCGCCTCTGGTGACCGTGCGGAACACGGTCTCGGTGAAGGAGTTGATCGACACATATTTCGCGAAGAACCGCTCGAGCACGGCCGCGAGCAGGAAGCCGCCGGTACCCTCGAACGCCTCCTCGGCGCAGGTGAGCGTGATCTCGAGGCCGCGCACGAAGGCGATCGGCCCCGGGTGGATCGCGCGCCGGACGACCGGCCGGCTCGTGACCGAGCGCACGCCCTCGATCTGCTTGCGCACGCTGGGCTCGCCCAGGTCCGCATAGAGCGCCAGAAGCTCGCGGAACGCCGCTGCCCCCTCCTCCGCATTCTTGTCGAGCAGGCTCAGGTAGTTGAGCGACAGATGGCTGATGAGGCGCCAGGTCGTGTCGCCCTCGGCGTGCGAGCGCCTGGGCCAGGTCGGGCCGGCGACGCAGCGGATCGTGTCGACCGGCGCGCCCAGCTGCATGGTGAAGTCGGTCGTCCCCTTGCCGACCGGCATCTCGAGCGGCAGATCGCGGTTCGTGCAGAGCGCCTCGATCGCCAGTTGCCGCAGGTCGTGCCGATAGGGCGCCTCGTCGGCGTCGACCAGGGAAATGAAGGTTTCGCTGCCGATGTAGGACGAGCGCGGGCCGCGTGAACGCTGCCGCATCGACAGCAGCCGCTGCTCGCGATGCACCGCGTAATAGGCGCGCCCCGGATCGCCGCCGCCGAGGTCGGTCGCCCCGAAGAACGGCCGGAATTCCTGCGTCACCTCGGTGCCGGCCGCGATGCCGCCGACCGACAGAACCCGGTAGACCTCGAAATCCATCGGCCGCGTCCGGTCGACGATGACGTGATGCTCTTCGGTCTGATCGGTGAGGTGGATCCGGTCGACGACCTTGGGGAACAGGTTGATGATCGGCGCGCAGAAGAGCGTGAAGTCGGCCGGCCCGATCGCGTGGTCGAGCCGCGTGTCGGCCCGCTTCAGCATGATGATGATGTCGATTTCGGTGTCGGCGCAGCGCCGGAAGCCCGGCGCCAGCCCCACGAGGTCGACGAACATGAAGCGGGCGGGACAGGCGAAATATTCGTGGAGCAGCCGGTAGCCGTCGAACGACTGGCCGCCGAACGGCAGCAACGCGTGATCCGGCTCGAAGCCCAGCGGCCGGACCGGCGCCGTGCGCACGATCTCCTGCCACGGCAACGGCCGGCTGGTCGGCCGCACCACCATCGCCTGGGCATGGGCGACGAGCGCCTCGTAAAGCCGCACCGACTTCTCGGAGACGTCGCCCAGGAACAAGGTCAGCCGGTCGAGCGGCAGCTTGTCGAACGGAATGCCGGCCGTGGTCCTGAGCCGGAGGCGGATCGCCGCCGGCGCGCCCTGGATCTCGCCGACGCCGAGCGTCGCGACGGCGCCGGGCGACGCCAGATATTCGAGCTCGGCCACTTCGAGCGGCCAGAGCGTCACGTCATGGCCGGTGCGGTACTCGCAGGCGGTCTGGTCGCCCTTGCCGAGCAGGCTCATGAGCGCCGTGCCGCGCGGGATCGGAAAGCCGTCCGCGAGCCCGCCTTCCGTCAGATCCGGGTAGAACCGCGCCACCGCCATCGACGGCGTCGGCTGCAGGTAGTGCGGATAGACGAGGTCCAGGAGATGCTGGGTGAAACGGGGGAAGCGCGCATCGACCTTGAGGCGGACGCGCGCCGCCATGAAGGCGAAACCCTCGATCAGGCGCTCGACGTAGGGATCCGCACACTCGAAGCTGTCGAGCCCGAGACGCCCCGCGACCTTCGGGAATTCCTTGGCGAACTCCC
Coding sequences within it:
- the tssF gene encoding type VI secretion system baseplate subunit TssF is translated as MDPKLLRYYNTELQHFREMSGEFAKEFPKVAGRLGLDSFECADPYVERLIEGFAFMAARVRLKVDARFPRFTQHLLDLVYPHYLQPTPSMAVARFYPDLTEGGLADGFPIPRGTALMSLLGKGDQTACEYRTGHDVTLWPLEVAELEYLASPGAVATLGVGEIQGAPAAIRLRLRTTAGIPFDKLPLDRLTLFLGDVSEKSVRLYEALVAHAQAMVVRPTSRPLPWQEIVRTAPVRPLGFEPDHALLPFGGQSFDGYRLLHEYFACPARFMFVDLVGLAPGFRRCADTEIDIIIMLKRADTRLDHAIGPADFTLFCAPIINLFPKVVDRIHLTDQTEEHHVIVDRTRPMDFEVYRVLSVGGIAAGTEVTQEFRPFFGATDLGGGDPGRAYYAVHREQRLLSMRQRSRGPRSSYIGSETFISLVDADEAPYRHDLRQLAIEALCTNRDLPLEMPVGKGTTDFTMQLGAPVDTIRCVAGPTWPRRSHAEGDTTWRLISHLSLNYLSLLDKNAEEGAAAFRELLALYADLGEPSVRKQIEGVRSVTSRPVVRRAIHPGPIAFVRGLEITLTCAEEAFEGTGGFLLAAVLERFFAKYVSINSFTETVFRTVTRGEIMRWQRRPGQRHLA